From a single Stigmatopora argus isolate UIUO_Sarg chromosome 4, RoL_Sarg_1.0, whole genome shotgun sequence genomic region:
- the ino80e gene encoding INO80 complex subunit E isoform X1, whose protein sequence is MSLRQTQRREMNGQADVEVDYKRKYKNLKRKLKFLVYEHECFQEELRRAQRKLLKVSRDKSFLLDRLLPYERVDEDSSDSEATVSSDNSESEVLREREREREVAKKRRNSPGTCLPPSTSPHLSILSRPGAHPLQSSAAGTYLNAMPFPPEYLAPPAERVKKERKPKVPKNKKSTTGKVVAPMRANYPSGQTAASATGGPFSWVPRQMLSGDAAEEDGDSDGDSDRGDEDRGEGDEAELVIDIPNE, encoded by the exons ATGTCACTCAGACAGACACAAAGAAGAG AAATGAACGGCCAAGCGGACGTCGAAGTCGACTACAAGCGAAAATACAAGAACCTCAAACGAAAGTTAAAATTTTTGGTGTAT GAACATGAATGCTTCCAAGAAGAGCTGAGAAGGGCACAAAGAAAACTTCTGAAAGTGTCACGGGATAAAAG CTTCCTTCTGGACCGACTCCTTCCGTACGAGAGAGTAGATGAAGACTCATCAG ATTCCGAGGCGACGGTTTCCTCTGACAACAGCGAGAGCGAAGTACTGCGGGAGAGGGAACGCGAACGGGAAGTCGCCAAGAA GCGAAGAAATAGCCCCGGCACATGTCTCCCACCATCAACCTCACCTCACCTTTCCATACTATCCCGTCCAGGCGCGCACCCGCTTCAGTCTTCCGCCGCTGGGACTTACCTCAACGCT ATGCCCTTCCCACCCGAGTATTTGGCTCCCCCTGCTGAGCGAGTGAAGAAAGAGAGGAAACCAAAGGTTcccaaaaacaagaaaagcacAACAGGGAAG GTGGTCGCGCCCATGAGGGCCAATTACCCGTCAGGCCAGACGGCGGCTTCGGCCACCGGCGGTCCCTTCAGTTGGGTCCCCCGTCAGATGCTTAGCGGTGACGCCGCCGAGGAGGACGGCGACAGCGACGGCGACAGTGACAGGGGAGACGAAGATCGGGGCGAAGGGGACGAGGCCGAACTGGTCATTGACATCCCTAACGAGTGA
- the ino80e gene encoding INO80 complex subunit E isoform X2 produces the protein MSLRQTQRREMNGQADVEVDYKRKYKNLKRKLKFLVYEHECFQEELRRAQRKLLKVSRDKSFLLDRLLPYERVDEDSSDSEATVSSDNSESEVLREREREREVAKKRRNSPGTCLPPSTSPHLSILSRPGAHPLQSSAAGTYLNAVVAPMRANYPSGQTAASATGGPFSWVPRQMLSGDAAEEDGDSDGDSDRGDEDRGEGDEAELVIDIPNE, from the exons ATGTCACTCAGACAGACACAAAGAAGAG AAATGAACGGCCAAGCGGACGTCGAAGTCGACTACAAGCGAAAATACAAGAACCTCAAACGAAAGTTAAAATTTTTGGTGTAT GAACATGAATGCTTCCAAGAAGAGCTGAGAAGGGCACAAAGAAAACTTCTGAAAGTGTCACGGGATAAAAG CTTCCTTCTGGACCGACTCCTTCCGTACGAGAGAGTAGATGAAGACTCATCAG ATTCCGAGGCGACGGTTTCCTCTGACAACAGCGAGAGCGAAGTACTGCGGGAGAGGGAACGCGAACGGGAAGTCGCCAAGAA GCGAAGAAATAGCCCCGGCACATGTCTCCCACCATCAACCTCACCTCACCTTTCCATACTATCCCGTCCAGGCGCGCACCCGCTTCAGTCTTCCGCCGCTGGGACTTACCTCAACGCT GTGGTCGCGCCCATGAGGGCCAATTACCCGTCAGGCCAGACGGCGGCTTCGGCCACCGGCGGTCCCTTCAGTTGGGTCCCCCGTCAGATGCTTAGCGGTGACGCCGCCGAGGAGGACGGCGACAGCGACGGCGACAGTGACAGGGGAGACGAAGATCGGGGCGAAGGGGACGAGGCCGAACTGGTCATTGACATCCCTAACGAGTGA
- the LOC144073295 gene encoding uncharacterized protein LOC144073295 isoform X1 — translation MLTTAAVWLMALLGLPVVQGWWSLPRTADNDASQLHCNRSFYAKTFPQDQGLALSIWCHGQHRGANFVTLHRPGCGTAVALAIRLIPGWLIEEDSLKQEFWEMEDGVIVIIPSFFRPNFSKSPPTDADFLHWDWSVSTIIACHVATECNDRNGDLYILTGMGARWGEGCQTKPLWSAACCSVSPAQDGFSVGFIHQDGDDGGAVLPVSVKELQEKLGVQGLFVGGCAGEDRVGVTKDLYTKEDLQKLARNLTESSSTEVDADETLSVASRSDESHSDSMNSDGSDADTSHSDSKEANTKEELTVETEKRSVEAADETRYVKIAPEQVEKADSNSSSVVVSIISTTLSILKAPLRPLFSRITHFPGQVLYVVQEDVGVLAALLEDTVSFVYLVTSDLLSWIRWSLETLLDILMSCIYGVYYCSSSMLVVLLNTCYMGVTGVGTLIWDTVGIFGDVLRNTWWVTKFFGGRLLRQSGDYAGTIAMEMGEQAVALGGGTGRLAWRSVVGVFNVFFTGGSVVFGVLDVIFGAFTEGFGREKEKPVLVDEVEAD, via the exons ATGCTGACAACTGCTGCTGTGTGGCTGATGGCCCTGCTGGGCCTGCCGGTGGTGCAAGGCTGGTGGAGCCTGCCACGGACAGCTGACAACGACGCGTCACAACTTCATTGCAATCGAAGCTTCTACGCGAAGACCTTTCCTCAAGACCAAGGTTTGGCATTAAGCATTTGGTGTCACGGTCAGCACAGAGGGGCCAATTTCGTCACCTTGCACAGGCCCGGCTGTGGCACCGCCGTCGCCTTGGCCATCCGTCTCATCCCTGGATGGTTGATTGAAGAAGATTCACTAAAACAGGAGTTTTGG GAAATGGAGGATGGCGTCATAGTGATTATCCCATCTTTTTTCCGGCCCAACTTCTCCAAGTCCCCACCAACAGATGCCGACTTTCTACACTGGGATTGGTCCGTCTCCACTATTATCGCTTGTCATGTCGCCACCGAGTGTAACGACCGGAACGGGGATCTCTACATCCTGACCGGGATGGGAGCTCGCTGGGGCGAGGGTTGTCAGACGAAACCGCTGTGGTCCGCGGCGTGTTGTTCTGTCTCGCCTGCCCAAGACGGTTTCAGCGTGGGTTTTATTCACCAAGACGGCGACGACGGTGGCGCCGTGCTGCCGGTGAGCGTCAAGGAATTGCAAGAGAAGCTGGGAGTTCAGGGTCTGTTCGTCGGAGGCTGTGCTGGGGAAGACAGGGTTGGGGTCACGAAGGATCTTTACACTAAGGAGGACCTCCAAAAGTTGGCTCGAAATCTCACCGAAAGTTCCAGCACGGAAGTGGACGCAGATGAAACCTTGTCAGTTGCTAGCCGTTCAGATGAAAGCCACTCGGATTCGATGAACTCGGATGGAAGCGATGCTGATACAAGCCACTCTGATTCAAAAGAAGCAAATACCAAAGAGGAATTGACTGTCGAGACGGAGAAAAGAAGCGTCGAGGCGGCCGATGAGACGCGATATGTTAAAATTGCTCCTGAACAGGTGGAAAAAGCAGACAGCAATTCCAGCAGCGTTGTAGTTTCCATAATTTCCACCACTCTGTCCATCCTCAAAGCTCCACTCAGACCTCTATTCTCCAGAATCACGCACTTCCCTGGACAG GTGTTATACGTTGTCCAGGAAGACGTGGGTGTCCTTGCCGCTCTCCTAGAGGACACCGTCTCCTTCGTCTACCTCGTGACGTCAGATCTTTTGTCTTGGATACGTTGGTCTCTGGAGACGCTGCTGGACATCTTGATGAGCTGCATCTATGGTGTCTATTACTGCTCTTCGTCCATGCTGGTGGTGCTACTGAACACCTGCTACATGGGGGTGACTGGAGTAGGGACACTGATCTGGGACACGGTCGGAATATTCGGGGACGTCCTGCGCAACACTTGGTGGGTGACCAAGTTCTTCGGAGGGCGTCTCCTGAGGCAGAGCGGGGACTACGCCGGGACGATAGCCATGGAGATGGGCGAGCAGGCGGTGGCTTTGGGTGGAGGGACGGGGCGCTTGGCGTGGAGAAGCGTCGTCGGGGTGTTCAATGTCTTCTTCACGGGGGGCAGTGTGGTCTTCGGGGTGTTGGATGTCATCTTTGGGGCTTTCACGGAAGGGTTTGGACGCGAGAAGGAAAAGCCGGTCCTCGTTGATGAGGTGGAGGCCGATTAA
- the LOC144073295 gene encoding uncharacterized protein LOC144073295 isoform X2, with amino-acid sequence MEDGVIVIIPSFFRPNFSKSPPTDADFLHWDWSVSTIIACHVATECNDRNGDLYILTGMGARWGEGCQTKPLWSAACCSVSPAQDGFSVGFIHQDGDDGGAVLPVSVKELQEKLGVQGLFVGGCAGEDRVGVTKDLYTKEDLQKLARNLTESSSTEVDADETLSVASRSDESHSDSMNSDGSDADTSHSDSKEANTKEELTVETEKRSVEAADETRYVKIAPEQVEKADSNSSSVVVSIISTTLSILKAPLRPLFSRITHFPGQVLYVVQEDVGVLAALLEDTVSFVYLVTSDLLSWIRWSLETLLDILMSCIYGVYYCSSSMLVVLLNTCYMGVTGVGTLIWDTVGIFGDVLRNTWWVTKFFGGRLLRQSGDYAGTIAMEMGEQAVALGGGTGRLAWRSVVGVFNVFFTGGSVVFGVLDVIFGAFTEGFGREKEKPVLVDEVEAD; translated from the exons ATGGAGGATGGCGTCATAGTGATTATCCCATCTTTTTTCCGGCCCAACTTCTCCAAGTCCCCACCAACAGATGCCGACTTTCTACACTGGGATTGGTCCGTCTCCACTATTATCGCTTGTCATGTCGCCACCGAGTGTAACGACCGGAACGGGGATCTCTACATCCTGACCGGGATGGGAGCTCGCTGGGGCGAGGGTTGTCAGACGAAACCGCTGTGGTCCGCGGCGTGTTGTTCTGTCTCGCCTGCCCAAGACGGTTTCAGCGTGGGTTTTATTCACCAAGACGGCGACGACGGTGGCGCCGTGCTGCCGGTGAGCGTCAAGGAATTGCAAGAGAAGCTGGGAGTTCAGGGTCTGTTCGTCGGAGGCTGTGCTGGGGAAGACAGGGTTGGGGTCACGAAGGATCTTTACACTAAGGAGGACCTCCAAAAGTTGGCTCGAAATCTCACCGAAAGTTCCAGCACGGAAGTGGACGCAGATGAAACCTTGTCAGTTGCTAGCCGTTCAGATGAAAGCCACTCGGATTCGATGAACTCGGATGGAAGCGATGCTGATACAAGCCACTCTGATTCAAAAGAAGCAAATACCAAAGAGGAATTGACTGTCGAGACGGAGAAAAGAAGCGTCGAGGCGGCCGATGAGACGCGATATGTTAAAATTGCTCCTGAACAGGTGGAAAAAGCAGACAGCAATTCCAGCAGCGTTGTAGTTTCCATAATTTCCACCACTCTGTCCATCCTCAAAGCTCCACTCAGACCTCTATTCTCCAGAATCACGCACTTCCCTGGACAG GTGTTATACGTTGTCCAGGAAGACGTGGGTGTCCTTGCCGCTCTCCTAGAGGACACCGTCTCCTTCGTCTACCTCGTGACGTCAGATCTTTTGTCTTGGATACGTTGGTCTCTGGAGACGCTGCTGGACATCTTGATGAGCTGCATCTATGGTGTCTATTACTGCTCTTCGTCCATGCTGGTGGTGCTACTGAACACCTGCTACATGGGGGTGACTGGAGTAGGGACACTGATCTGGGACACGGTCGGAATATTCGGGGACGTCCTGCGCAACACTTGGTGGGTGACCAAGTTCTTCGGAGGGCGTCTCCTGAGGCAGAGCGGGGACTACGCCGGGACGATAGCCATGGAGATGGGCGAGCAGGCGGTGGCTTTGGGTGGAGGGACGGGGCGCTTGGCGTGGAGAAGCGTCGTCGGGGTGTTCAATGTCTTCTTCACGGGGGGCAGTGTGGTCTTCGGGGTGTTGGATGTCATCTTTGGGGCTTTCACGGAAGGGTTTGGACGCGAGAAGGAAAAGCCGGTCCTCGTTGATGAGGTGGAGGCCGATTAA
- the LOC144073541 gene encoding valine--tRNA ligase-like, with the protein MATLYVSPHSDDFRSLLALLAAESPPSSSSKVKTVTHAPPAALCARSTPILVLAAGDGATVLSGANAVAWYLASLGKRAGADVKQQSEVRQWLSFADNELIPSSCAVVFPLMGATLDKKLQQTSRAELLRILKVLDMMLEPKTYLVGESITLADMAVVSALLLPFKYALEPNDRKVLTNVTRWFTTCINQPHFVKVLGKITLCEKMTLVKTNTEATMIQSTPAPTTDSTGNTTALTPDGPPKTEAQLKKEAKKREKLEKFQQKKEMEAKKKTQPATEKKAKPEKKELGVISYDITTPPGEKKDVVSPLPDSYSPQYVEAAWYPWWEKQGFFKPEYGRPSISHPNPKGVFMMCIPPPNVTGSLHLGHALTNAIQDSLTRWHRMRGETALWNPGCDHAGIATQVVVEKKLMRDKGLSRHDLGREKFIEEVWKWKNEKGDRIYHQLKKLGSSLDWDRACFTMDPKLSYAVQEAFIRMHDEGVIYRSKRLVNWSCSLNSAISDIEVDKKELTGRTLLPVPGYKDKVEFGVLVSFAYKVDGSDEEVIVATTRIETMLGDTAVAVHPDDSRYQHLKGKMVSHPFCDRKMPVVFDDFVDMSFGTGAVKITPAHDHNDYDVGVRHGLPFINILDENGLLINVPSPFLGMKRFEARKAVLEALKDRGHFKEIKDNPMVVPVCSRSKDIVEPFLKPQWYVNCTDMGKQAADSVRDGRLKIIPDHHLKTWFNWMDNIRDWCISRQLWWGHRIPAYFITVNDPSVKPGEDVDGHYWVSGRTVEEAREKAAKRFNVTPDKLTLRQDEDVLDTWFSSGIFPFSIFGWPNETEDLNVFYPGTLLETGHDILFFWVARMVMMGLKLTGKLPFKEVYLHAVVRDAHGRKMSKSLGNVIDPLDVITGISLEGLHAQLTYSNLDPVEVERAKQGQKSDYPNGIPECGTDALRFALCAYTSQGRDINLDVNRILGYRHFCNKLWNAVKFSIKTLGDAFVPSQTAQLRGDEGVTDRWILSRLSAAVSLCDHGFKAYDFPAITTAIYNFWLYELCDVYLESAKPVFSAPVDEERAEACRQTLYTCLDVGLRLLAPVMPFVTEELYQRLPRRRARLDAPSVCVTSYPDAREFCWNSHEVDGDMDFVMNVVKTIRSLRADYNLTKTRADCYLQCADSATASLVETWGVQIQTLSYCQAVVQLGAEQPAPSGCAVAIASDRCTVNLMIKGLIDVDKELAKLCAKEGDLDKVMDKLRGKMAKNDYKEKVPLKVQQQDAEKLRQSQTELEKVKEAMNNFSKML; encoded by the exons ATGGCCACTCTTTACGTGTCCCCCCATTCCGATGACTTCCGGAGCCTCCTGGCGCTCCTTGCTGCCGAGTCGCCGCCGTCCTCGTCCTCTAAAGTCAAGACCGTCACCCATGCTCCCCCCGCCGCTCTCTGTGCCCGCTCGACACCAATTTTGGTGCTGGCAGCCGGAGACGGCGCCACCGTGTTGAGCGGTGCCAATGCCGTGGCCTGGTACCTGGCCTCGCTGGGGAAAAGAGCTGGCGCGGATGTCAAACAGCAAAGCGAGGTGCGGCAGTGGCTCAGCTTCGCCGACAACGAGCTCATCCCGTCATCTTGCGCTGTCGTCTTCCCCCTCATGGGTGCCACGTTGGATAAGAAG CTCCAGCAGACTTCCCGCGCTGAGCTGTTGCGCATTCTTAAGGTTCTGGATATGATGCTCGAGCCAAAAACATACCTGGTGGGGGAGAGCATCACCCTTGCTGACATGGCGGTGGTCTCAGCTCTTCTTCTACCCTTCAAATAT GCTTTGGAGCCCAATGATAGGAAGGTGTTGACCAATGTTACCAGATGGTTTACCACTTGCATCAACCAACCCCACTTCGTCAAGGTGCTGGGCAAAATCACACTGTGTGAGAAGATGACACTGGTGAAGACAAATACAGAGGCCACAATGATACAGAGTACACCTGCCCCTACTACTGATAGTACCGGCAACACGACAGCACTCACCCCTGATG GGCCGCCAAAGACAGAAGCCCAGTTGAAGAAAGAGGCAAAGAAGAGGGAGAAGCTTGAGAAGTTCCAGCAGAAGAAGGAAATGGAGGCAAAAAAGAAGACACAGCCAGCCACTGAG AAAAAAGCCAAACCTGAGAAGAAGGAGTTGGGAGTCATTTCCTACGACATTACTACTCCCCCTGGGGAGAAAAAAG ATGTCGTCAGTCCACTCCCTGACTCGTACAGCCCTCAGTATGTGGAAGCTGCCTGGTACCCCTGGTGGGAGAAGCAGGGATTTTTCAAGCCCGAATATGGG AGGCCAAGCATTAGCCATCCAAACCCCAAAGGTGTCTTCATGATGTGCATCCCACCACCCAATGTGACCGGATCCCTCCACTTGGGTCACGCCCTCACCAACGCCATCCAGGATTCCCTGACCAGATG GCACCGAATGCGCGGCGAGACCGCCCTGTGGAACCCGGGCTGCGACCACGCCGGCATCGCCACCCAGGTGGTGGTGGAGAAGAAACTGATGAGGGACAAGGGCTTAAGCCGCCACGACCTGGGAAGGGAGAAGTTCATCGAGGAAGTGTGGAAGTGGAAAAACGA AAAGGGAGACCGCATCTACCACCAGCTGAAGAAGCTGGGCTCTTCTCTGGACTGGGACCGAGCTTGCTTCACGATGGACCCC AAACTTTCCTACGCAGTGCAGGAAGCTTTTATCCGCATGCACGATGAGGGGGTGATCTACAGGAGCAAAAGGCTGGTCAACTGGTCCTGCTCGCTCAACTCCGCCATCTCTGACATTGAG GTGGACAAGAAGGAGCTGACGGGCAGAACGCTGCTGCCTGTGCCGGGCTACAAAGACAAAGTGGAATTTGGAGTCTTGGTGTCCTTTGCCTATAAAGTGGACGGCTCAG ATGAGGAGGTGATTGTGGCGACCACCCGTATCGAGACGATGCTGGGCGACACGGCTGTGGCGGTGCACCCGGACGACTCCCGGTACCAACACCTGAAGGGCAAGATGGTGTCGCATCCCTTTTGCGACCGCAAGATGCCTGTCGTTTTTGACGACTTTGTGGATATGAGCTTTGGAACAG GCGCCGTAAAAATCACGCCAGCTCACGATCACAACGACTACGACGTGGGTGTGCGCCACGGCCTGCCCTTCATCAACATCCTGGATGAGAACGGGCTGCTCATTAACGTGCCCTCACCCTTCTTG ggCATGAAACGTTTCGAGGCCAGGAAAGCGGTCTTGGAGGCACTCAAGGACAGGGGGCATTTTAAAGAGATCAAGGACAACCCTATGGTGGTGCCCGTCTGCAG TCGTTCCAAGGACATCGTGGAACCTTTTCTGAAGCCCCAGTGGTACGTCAACTgcacagacatgggcaaacaGGCTGCAGATTCTGTCCGAGATGGGCGCCTCAAAATTATCCCCGACCACCACCTCAAAACTTGGTTCAACTGGATGGACAACATAAG GGATTGGTGCATATCCCGGCAGCTGTGGTGGGGTCACCGCATCCCTGCTTACTTCATCACTGTCAACGATCCCTCCGTCAAGCCAGGAGAA GATGTGGACGGTCATTACTGGGTGAGCGGGAGAACCGTCGAGGAGGCCCGAGAAAAAGCGGCCAAGCGCTTCAATGTGACTCCTGATAAACTTACACTAAGACAAG ATGAAGACGTTCTGGACACTTGGTTCTCATCCGGCATTTTCCCCTTCTCCATCTTCGGCTGGCCTAATGag ACGGAGGACCTGAACGTGTTCTACCCTGGCACCTTGCTGGAAACGGGTCACGACATCCTCTTCTTCTGGGTTGCACGTATGGTGATGATGGGCCTCAAACTGACCGGCAAGCTGCCCTTCAAAGAG GTTTATCTGCACGCCGTGGTGAGGGACGCCCACGGGAGGAAGATGAGCAAATCCCTGGGCAACGTCATCGACCCGCTTGATGTCATTACCGGAATCTCCCTGGAG GGTCTGCACGCACAGCTCACCTACAGCAATTTGGATCCGGTGGAGGTGGAGCGAGCCAAGCAGGGCCAGAAGTCCGACTACCCCAACGGCATTCCCGAGTGCGGGACGGACGCCCTGCGATTTGCTCTCTGCGCGTACACCAGTCAAG GCAGGGACATCAACCTGGACGTCAACCGCATTCTGGGCTACCGTCACTTCTGCAACAAGCTGTGGAACGCCGTCAAGTTTTCCATCAAGACACTGGGAGACGCCTTCGTGCCCTCCCAGACCGCCCAG CTGCGAGGCGACGAGGGTGTCACCGACCGCTGGATTTTATCCCGCCTCAGCGCCGCGGTCTCGTTGTGCGACCACGGCTTCAAGGCGTACGACTTCCCCGCCATCACCACCGCCATTTATAACTTCTGGCTCTACGAACTCTGTGACGTCTACCTG GAAAGCGCCAAACCGGTTTTCAGCGCGCCCGTCGACGAGGAACGAGCCGAAGCGTGCAGGCAAACCTTGTACACGTGCCTGGACGTCGGCCTGCGGCTGCTGGCGCCCGTCATGCCATTCGTCACCGAGGAGCTCTACCAGAGGTTGCCGCGGCGTCGGGCGCGGCTGGACGCGCCGTCCGTCTGCGTCACGTCGTACCCGGACGCCCGAGAG TTCTGCTGGAATAGCCACGAGGTAGACGGCGACATGGACTTTGTCATGAACGTGGTGAAGACCATCCGCTCGCTCAGAGCTGACTACAACCTCACCAAAACCAGAGCTGACT GTTACCTTCAGTGCGCCGACTCGGCCACCGCGTCGCTAGTGGAGACGTGGGGCGTTCAAATCCAGACGCTGTCATACTGCCAGGCGGTGGTGCAGCTGGGCGCCGAACAGCCGGCGCCGTCGGGCTGCGCCGTGGCCATCGCGTCGGACCGCTGCACCGTCAACCTTATGATCAAG GGTCTGATCGACGTGGACAAAGAGTTGGCCAAGCTGTGTGCCAAGGAAGGCGATCTGGACAAGGTGATGGACAAATTGCGGGGAAAAATGGCCAAGAACGACTACAAGGAAAAGGTGCCGCTCAAAGTGCAGCAGCAGGACGCCGAAAAG ttACGACAGAGTCAGACAGAGCTGGAGAAAGTCAAAGAAGCCATGAACAACTTTAGCAAGATGTTATAA